Part of the Rhineura floridana isolate rRhiFlo1 chromosome 8, rRhiFlo1.hap2, whole genome shotgun sequence genome is shown below.
CCATGCTCATCTTAAAGAAAAGACAGCTGGCAATCTAAAAAATGATCTTCCCTGTCATACCAAGTGTGACCTCAAGGTAGCAAAACTTGTTGGTAACTCTGTGGTTCTCAGAAGTCTCCTCATTCAAGGACTGAGTTTTAagagacggccttttcttggcagtgcctgggtggtgtgatgcagcttccacttcctgattattgatccagttgtgctcactgggatatccaaacacttggatattagtttgtacccttttcctaatgtatggatttgtattacattatgtctcacttctgtagaatgctctttggtcttcattttccttcaggtccacagcctgaccaatgttccttcaacagtggggtttttatcctgacaatgtgacagcaactttaatggttcacaggtggaggccaatggtaaggtgactgtgtcctcgatagggcaatttctttcatctgtgcaaactgggagcttccacagcacaggggttgtaTACttctgcaagcaacatgtttcagtcaCCGTACAATAtttgattttgaatttcagtgtttcaaaataacatttcatacagaatgaaattacaacataccatttgtaattcagtaatatgagagcattggtcagtggTCTGATTActcttgcaaggcactgtaatttTCTAGTGAAATAGGATTAACATTTGCTGACCATTGTAGATTTGAAAGTGATTTTTTTCCAATTTATGTTTCTGCACTTAAAATTGTGAAGCTACCGCAATGAGTATTCATACAATCTGTAGACATCATTTAGTAAAATGGTGTTATAGATGTAGCAGATTCTAGCACAAATACTGAaccttgatttcattcttcatttTCTATTACCAGCATGAATGGGATGAGGCAGGAACCAATTGTCGAGAAGGAACATCCACATTTTCTTCAAGCAGCCCTTTTAAATGCTAAAGAATCTTCACCATTTCTTCTCTGGAAATCAGTACTACTAAATCAGGCACAAAAAGTATATTTTGATGGCTCAACAAAATGTTAGTTGCATGCATATAAAGCCTAGGCAAAGCTTTTTGTTATCAGCAAATGAGGGTCCCCCTCATTATTTGACTATTTGAGATGAGTTGCTGCACTGTTTGAGATGAGGTAAATTAAAAGTAGGTGTGATTTCTAATCACAAAGATCAGGGCGATGCGATCCACCAGTGATCAGCAATCACCAGGGTTGATTCAGCTGATTTCTAATATTCATACACCACAAGCAAAAGAAACGGGAAGAGTATATATAAGCAAACACAAATTTAAGTGAAAGATTATTTGTCCGCACACTTGTTTAATATATTAAACTGGTACTAAAAAGTGTTGGCGAGTTACAAGTTCATCTATGCATCATTTGCTCAAATTGTCTAAGCCCAAACTTCAGATACTACCGGGACTAAGCTTCCAACAGAGCTTCTTCTTTAAAGGTGACAGCTCACCTTCATTAGAATCCATTGATTTAGCCAGAGCTGTTTCTCAATGGAACAGGTTCTGATTCTTCCATATCTTTGCTCGTTCCTCTCCATCCCAAAGCAAATAATCCCATCATGCCCACAACTGTGTGTACCGCAGGAGTGAGGAGCCTGTGACCCTTGAAATGTTGTGGGAttacaactccagtcatccctgaccattggccaggctagctagggctgatgagagctgggaggccaacaacatcttttcaacatctggaaagccacaagttCCCAACTGATGTACAGGATCAAAAGGGAGCATGTATCCATTCCCAAGGGCAGATGCCACCAAGCTATCATTTTTTTGTTTGctctgctcttccacctccagatAGTACTTAGGATCTCCCCCGCAAAACATCCAAGTTCTTTCCACCCTAATCAAGCTTATTTTCCTAGTCAATACCGAAAGAATCCACACAAGCAGCAGGTTAAAGGCCACTTAGCAACCATTTACATGTGACCTTACATACACAGAGCAGCACTTCTATGGAACACATTTGTACACTGTCACATGTGTCAATTACACATGCATGCCTTGCCTGGAACACCTTATTAACTGTGACTACACAAAGTTGCTTAGTGAATGAAATCAGACAGTCTGAATCTACTTACAATCGAAGCACAGGGCTTGAGCATAAAGAACGTATTGAAAATAAGTTCTGACAACTCTCAATTTTGGATTGCTTCTCACTAGAACAATATCATACAAAAAAGACTGAAGTTTGTTTTTCCCAGAAGCACAACACTGTAAATGTTTCCAAAGGATTAAGGCTCAACGGTGATGTAcaacttggttttttttaataaaccaaCCTCCTTCCTTTTCCCCACCCCATGTTTTCCAGAAGTTCAAATTTTGTGGTTGAGTCCAGACACCTGCTGCTGTTAATCTGGAGAAGGCTGACTATGACTGCCACTTCTTGTCTTCAGTTGGGATTGAGCAATGTCAGCTAAAGCACTCTGTATCTTTTCCAAGAGCATATCCCCACGATAAACCACCTCTTCAAGACGTGCAGCTGCCTCATGATTCTCTTCCTCCAAGCGATGCAAACTGGCAGCCTATACATTTGGAAATAAATGTTAACAGTACGTTTGTTGAGTAGTCTAACATTGAAATGGATTTACTCTTAGAGGGGGAAAAGAATTATACCCAACTCCCTCTTACTTTTAGCCTGTGAATATCTGGTGTCTTATAACACTCTGTAATACTGCATGTTATTACGTATTTCAGTAACAGACTGAAATGTTTTCAAGTACTCTGTACATTAAATAGTTTCATTTATGGCAGATAATGCTCTTAATGTCTTAGGGAGAGCTtgtagtggcagagcacatgctttgcatgcaaaagggcctgagttcaatccccggcatctccagctagggctgaggGGGAAAAACATGCCGGGaagcctggagaaccactgccagtcagtgttgacagatggaccaatgatcttacttggtataaagcagcttcctatattctgtCACCCCTTCAAATACCCACAACTAGACCACTGATTTAATTTCATACATTTCTGTCATGCCCTTCCtatcaaaggagcccaggatgccaAACAATCAAgaagcaaaatacaattaaaatagaataaaaaaattaaaacatttacaaACTAAAAAGTCACAGCTAATACTTTCAAGGTTGTCAAGTACAGTATTTAAGGGAGGTACAGTAGGGATTTTAATGGCACAGCAGCAACAAGGCCAGTCTTCAATatcccattcttgggcaagatgctACAGCATATGAGCAATCTGATCAATTTTCATCTGGTTGTAGGCTGGAATAGAAACAACCTTGGTTTCTCTGGTGGATCAGGAGCTGGCGTTGCTGCTGGATCTGCAGAGATTTTGATACTATTACCCATGGTACACTTCTGGACCATGTGGCTGGGCTGGGAACCACAAATCCTTCCTGGAAGGGCGGTTCCAGATTCTGGGAGGCACCTGTTCAAATCTTTGGCTGTTTGCCTATGGTGCCCTACAGGGTTCTACGTTGACCCCCATGCTGTTTGACATTTTCATAAAGGGTGGTAAACttgtggtgctccagatgttgtattCCAACTCCCATACGCCCCAGTCAGAGATGAGAGCTGTAGACcagaaacatgtggagggccacaggtttccacaTCCCTTAGGTAGAACATTCAGGGTTAGACGCTACAGTGTACATCTCTGTGCCAGTCTTgattgtttctttttcttagtaTCCAGTAGTACACAAATCAGTTTAAATTTCATTTTTACCTGTAATGTGGCTGTCGATTCTTCACTGGGTAAGGAATCTATTAAAACATCAATATCCTTAGCAGTTCTTGCAATCAATGCAGCAAACAGTTGGGCATATTCTGGAAAAGCAATAAAATTTGCATTATCTTTACCACAATTGCAGAAAAGCAAGTTGTTTGTTCCAGTCGTTTTATAAAGAACTGAATTCTCAAGATGCACAAGAATATTTAATATGACAGGTATTCTCAGAAGACagacacaacaagaaataaatacaaCTGTTGTAAAGATTGGCAATATACCATATGGAGATTGAGTACAAAAACTAAAGTATTCAGGTTGTAACTAGTGGTGGCTTTGCCTACATAGAAAGCACTTCTGGTGATGCAAGGCAGGGCTACCTGATTTTCGGCAATCTCCCTACCTACTGCTGCCTTCCATTCCATATTCCATTCCATTACAGAGTatgccccaaccctccagagaagGTTTTCAGTGGGAGACAGGCTTAATTAGGATGAAGAGGGATCAGTGAGAAGCagcttgcacaagtggaagtgttTCCTGCTATGGCAAATCCTCCACAGGATAGGTTATATTATGTTGAGTGGTCCattaatgtagaggaaataacatGAACTGTGAGCACTGTGATGAGTGTATAAGTTTCACAGCAcaatcttttgcatgcttacttAACAACTGTCACTGTGTTCAGTGTTGCTTACTCCCCAggatatttaggctgcaatcctaaacacatttactagggaCTAAACCCACAATGAGACTTCTAAGAAAACAAGCATAAAATTAGGTTGAATGACTATTAATAGACTGGTTTAGTAGGATTGAAGTTAGCTGTCAGTCATCAGCAACAATATTTGCAGTCTTTCCCAACAGCAACGCAAATTGAGGAACTCTTCAAACATAAGAGTGGATCCTAAACGTTTACCGCTAGCCCTACACACACAAATTCCACTTTCCACAAGTAGATACAAATGCTTTTGATGTGACAAAACCTCAGAAATTGGCTGACTTAAGGGTAGCCAGAAGCTTTTTGAAAGACATATTTGAAATTAGCGGATTCAAGAAATACTGTACCAAGCTGCAGTAATGAAAGGCTCTTAGCCAactacaaacacatttttccccACAGCCTAATACAAAACCAGCCTCCATTAAAGTGGTAAGAGGCTTTACTTGTGATAGTTTTTATGCCATCTGAACGAAAGTAAGCCACTGTAAGGCAAACAAGCATTCTTTTTCTGATCAGCAAAACATCTCAGTGAAGTGAATTTTCCACAATACCCCAACAGGtactattttatatatatacacacctaTTTTCTattaggaaaaaaaagaaaagcaccaGCTGCTGAACAGTAAAGATAGAACTAGGAACATTTCATAAAATCAGCTTCAAAAATATTGATTAGTAAGATTCTGTTCTTGCACATGTACTTAAAAACACAGAACTTTAGGGGACAATATTACTGTCTTTTGAAGATGCAAAGGAAGGTAAGGTAGGAGTACGATAACTTTACATTACAGACGTTAGGGGTGCAAACCTATACCTACCTAGGAATAAGCCCATTGatctgaatgggatttacttctgagtatacatttaTAGGATTATGCTATAAGGATGCAGTCCTTTgcacccttacctgggagtaaacacaCTTAGGACTGGAGTTTAAGAGAAACTTGATGTTGTTCCAAAATGGTTAATAAGGCTGAATGGTGAGTACATACAATATATATGTTATAGTATTCAGAAAATACTATCACCTTACACATATAATTACATTTCTGGTTCTGAAAGGTTTTACTATGCAAGACAGAATATATGAATACCATAATTTCATATATTTAGCTTGCTACAAGAAACATGTCTGAGCAATTCAGTTATAGGAATAAAAGAGTAGCATACAGTATCCTGCATCACTGAGTCAGAAAAGCGGCATATCCTTACATTCTATGGCCTTCAGGCTGCCCAACTTGCAGCCAAAGGATTCCCTCCTTACAGAAGCAGGCAAACTTCTGATGGTATGGATATGTCTGGTAGGTTTATTTAGTAAGCTTACTAAGAGGAATTCATCTCAGAAAATGAATCTCAGGCAAATATTAGCTATCTCTTACGCATTTGTCTGTCCTACAAATAATCTTCAATAACTTGTTATTAATATGCTGTTGAGGAAGAAACTTACATGATCCATAATGACTTATTCATTACAATTAAAGgacagttcaaacaaaaagacAGATTCCCATTTTATATCACAGTGCATTATATTACTCTTCTCTCCCAAAAAAAGTATTACAGGGAATAATGAAGTTTACTTGCCTTCTGTAGGATTAGCAGGTTGATCTTTGTTTATTGCAGTTTGAATATTGCTGAAGGACGCGGGTGTGGCACACTGCTGCAATACTCCAATTGCATTACAAAATTGATCTGCAAGCTATagataaatacaaaatacatgaaGCACCATCCATCACTTAATTCAGACATCTTGTGAAGACATAtcattttgcccaggctttccctgacccataagttTGGATCCCGTTGTTAACTACATTTCTGTTTTTGTGATActcttttactgtttttatgttgGCACTCTTGTATACTActtaaatattaagtggtttagaaatacttttaaataactttttaaaaaattatcagcTTACAAATTCATATCACAGCATACTTATGCCCTGCCACTTGAGAGTAAAGCTGTTTAACTAAGAGGAAAACACTTTTTAAGAATCTGGCAAAGACCGTTATACTTCAGCTGTTTCATACATGTAGCTTTTCTATACACATAAAAAATCCTAATGCAATGCAACCACACATAGGAACAGCAGGCAATGCATCAGTTTCTTTGGATATCATGATGGCTAAGTTTAAAGTTAGATAATGCCTACCGTTGATCTGCTTGTACATTGATGCTAAAAAGCAAAACCACATTTTGCAAATGTTTGTCATATGGGAATACACCAATACTTTTAAAGCAGGTTCTAATTCAAAATATGGAAAAGAGAGGGAATAAACAGTGGTAGAACTAGAGAAAGATAACAGCACAAGTAGAGGCAACCGGCATAGAGATCTACAGTTGAATAGTCCCCTGAATCGTGCATAGTGAAGAGTCCATGATCTAAAGTCACAGagtgaaaatgggagggagagaaatactCCATTATTTTACCAAAGCTCCTCAAAACCGCCCAATGCAAGTTAATGTAAGAATCGCCTGcctaaacacattaaaattaaggcacaacaaaaatgaaagttGCAAATCTATACACATTTATATGGAAGAGTGCCATTAGAGTCCATtgagctcacttctgagtagacataaacAGAGCTGCACTCTCAATAGAActtccatgttcaaaggcaggaTATTATCTCTAAACCAGATACTGGGGTCAAACCACAGGTATCAGGAAaggctgtagatcagtggtagagcatctgtctcatatgcaaaaggtcccaggttcaatatctggcatctccaggtagggctgggagagactcctgcctcaagccctggagagccactgccaggcagtgtagggttgttgttttttttagtatgctttgtatttttaaatttgtgtttggtttttatgtacatttgtgtatttttaacttgTGTAATCCACCTCGGAACTCACACTCCAGATGAGAAGcggacaataaaaataaatttactgttactgttattattattattcagaggcagaaaacaaaaataaatttatcatTAGGTAGTGCTAGATACagcactggtctgactcagtataagagtgCTTCCTATGTATGACCATCAGCATCGTATCTTGCTCATAAGCTTCTACTAGTGTCTTGCTGGACCCTTTTAAAAACAGGATATTGGCCTAGACGGACTTTTAGTCTTATCCAGCAGGGCAATTCTTCGTGTACCGAAAACAAAAGGTTGAAGTGGGGTAAGAGGAAAACTTTTAGGATAGTGTCCTCTACAACCCGCACAGCCGTTTCTGGGCAACTACCCTTCCTATCTCTCTCCTCCAATTTAATGGGTCAGGGTGAAAAAAGGGCGAGACTAGGATAATAAATGCAAGACACGCAGTCTGGTGTATATACAGGCGCGCGTCCTAAATCCCAGGTACTgccaaaaaaccaaaaaacctcGCTGACTCACAGAATTCACCGCATCTTGCAACTGTGTTAGACGGTCCGCCATGGCACACCAGTTCCTAAGGGAGCACTTCCTCCTAGCAGGTCATAGGACGATATACTCAGGAAGAGCAGCCAATAGAAGCCGTTGTTATAGCCTGATTGTGAAAAGAAGCGGAAGATGAGATTACTAGGCAACACTTCAGGACGTTTCTTTTCCG
Proteins encoded:
- the MED21 gene encoding mediator of RNA polymerase II transcription subunit 21, translated to MADRLTQLQDAVNSLADQFCNAIGVLQQCATPASFSNIQTAINKDQPANPTEEYAQLFAALIARTAKDIDVLIDSLPSEESTATLQAASLHRLEEENHEAAARLEEVVYRGDMLLEKIQSALADIAQSQLKTRSGSHSQPSPD